The DNA segment CGCCTCTCGCTGCAGGTACGCGAGCAGCACATCCGCCGCGACAAGGCCACCTCGAACATCTGCACCGCGCAGGTGCTGCTCGCCGTCATGGCGTCGATGTACGCCGTGTACCACGGCCCGGATGGGCTCCGGCGCATCGCCCAGCAGGTCGCATCGCGCACCGGAGCCCTCGCGGGCATCCTGACCGGACTCGGCGCCGACGTCTCCACCGACCACTTCGACACGCTCACCGTGGCCGTGCCCGGTCGCGCCGCAGAGATCGTGGCTGCGGCGTACGACCTCGGGGTGCTGCTCTGGAAGGTAGACGAGAACACCATTCGCCTCTCGGTCGACGAGACGACCGAGCTTGCCGACATCCGCGCGGTCGCGCAGGCGTTCGGCGGGGATGCGGATGCCGACTACGGCGACCGGGTTCGGTCCGGAGCATCCGCCCTGCCCGGCGGCCTTTCCCGCGAGTCGCAGTACCTGACGCATCCGGTCTTCAACACGCACCGCTCGGAGACGAGCATGATGCGCTACCTGAAGACCCTCGCCGACTACGACTATGCGCTCGACCGGGGCATGATCCCGCTCGGCTCGTGCACGATGAAGCTCAACGCCGCGACCGAGATGGAGCCGGTCACCTGGCCCGAGTTCGGCGGGCTGCACCCGTTCGCCCCCGCCGCCGACGTGCAGGGCTACCTGACGCTCATCGCGCAGCTGCAGAGCTGGCTGGCCGATGTCACCGGCTACGATTCCGTGTCGCTGCAGCCGAACGCGGGCAGTCAGGGCGAGCTCGCGGGCCTGCTCGCGATCCGCGGGTACCACGACTCTCGCGGCGACACACAGCGCCGCATCTGCCTGATCCCCTCGAGCGCACACGGTACGAACGCCGCGAGCGCGGTGCTCGCCGGGATGCGGGTCGTCGTGATCGCCTGCGACGAACTCGGCAACGTCGATCTTGACGATGTGCGCGCGAAGATCGCGGAGCACTCCGGCGAGATCGCCGCGCTCATGATCACCTACCCGTCGACACACGGCGTCTACGAGCACGAGGTCAGCAACATCTGCAAGACCGTGCACGACGCCGGGGGACAGGTCTACGTCGACGGCGCCAACCTCAACGCGGTGCTCGGATTCGCCCGGTTCGGCGATTTTGGCGGCGACGTCTCGCACCTCAACCTGCACAAGACGTTCTGCATCCCGCACGGCGGCGGCGGGCCCGGTGTCGGCCCAGTAGCCGCCAAGGCGCACCTCGCGCCGTTCCTGCCCGGGCATCCGATGGCGCAGCACGACTTCCACACGGGAGCGCCCGTATCGGCGGCGCCGTACGGTTCGCCCAGCATCCTGCCGATCAGCTGGGCGTACGTGCGCATGATGGGCGCCGACGGACTCAAGGACGCGACCGCCGCCGCGGTGCTCGCGGCCAACTACGTGGCAGTGCGGCTGCGGGAGCACTACCCGCTGCTCTACTCGGGCGACAACGGGCTCATCGCCCACGAGTGCATCCTCGACCTTCGCCCGCTCACGGCGTCGACCGGGGTCACCGTTGACGACGTCGCCAAGCGCCTCATCGACTTCGGGTTCCACGCGCCGACGATGTCGTTCCCGGTCGCGGGCACGCTCATGGTCGAGCCGACGGAGAGCGAGGATCTCGCCGAGATCGATCGCTTCATCGAGGCGATGATTGCGATTCGCGTCGAGGCGGATGCCGTGGCAGCCGGCGACTCCCCGGCCGACGACAACCCGCTGCGTGGAGCACCGCACACCGCGCAGTCGGTCATCGACGGCGAGTGGACCCACCCGTACTCGCGAGAACAGGCGGTGTACCCCGTGCGCAGCCTCATCCGCGGCAAGTACTGGCCGCCGGTGCGCCGCGTCGACAACACCTACGGCGACCGTAACCTGGTCTGCTCGTGCCCGTCGCCGGAGGCCTTCGAAGAATGAGCCCGCCCGGTCCTGGCTTTCATCATTCAGGAGTTGGAGATGGATGCTCGCTGATAGGGGCTGGTTGTGTGCCGGTGGGCCTTTCATCATTCAGGAGTTGAGGATGGATGCTGGCTGGTCTTCGCTGATTTGCGCCGCGGATATGCCGCAATTGGCGAAAACGATGCTCCATCGAGGGCTGCGCGCAAAGATTGGTTGTTGCCGTTCGGCAGCCTCCTGAATGATGAAAGTCACTGGGTTGGCCAGCCTCCTGAATGATGAAAGGTGCCGGGTTGGCCAGCCTCCTGAATGATGAAAGTCACTGGGTTGGCCAGCCTCCTGAATGGTGAAAGTCACTGGCTAGGAGAACAACGCCGGGAAGGTGACCGCTGCCCACGGGTAGCCAATGAAGACCGCGGCGTCGATCAGGAAGTGCGCCACGATGAGCGGCATCAGCCGCCCGCCCCGTGCATACAGCCACCCGAACAGCAGCCCCATCGCGAAGTTGCCGATGAACGCCGTCGGCCCCTGATAGAGGTGGTACGTGCCGCGGAACAACG comes from the Marisediminicola antarctica genome and includes:
- the gcvP gene encoding aminomethyl-transferring glycine dehydrogenase; the protein is MGGVDLQGFAARHIGTDTAAQAHMLSAIGYDSVDALVTAAVPPSIHVDGFRSAADTVLPPAATEREALAELRILANRNTVNRSMIGLGYYDTITPAVIKRNVLENPSWYTAYTPYQPEISQGRLEALINFQTMVSDLTGMTTANASMLDEGTAVVEGMLLARRASKSASNTFIVDADALPQTKALLAGRAGAVGYDLVELDLSDLHDGDELPAAFGIYVQYPGASGRVWDPSAMIAAAKAQGGIAIVSADLLALTLIKSPGDLGADVAVGTSQRFGVPMGFGGPHAGYMAVRAGLERQLPGRLVGVSKDAAGHPAYRLSLQVREQHIRRDKATSNICTAQVLLAVMASMYAVYHGPDGLRRIAQQVASRTGALAGILTGLGADVSTDHFDTLTVAVPGRAAEIVAAAYDLGVLLWKVDENTIRLSVDETTELADIRAVAQAFGGDADADYGDRVRSGASALPGGLSRESQYLTHPVFNTHRSETSMMRYLKTLADYDYALDRGMIPLGSCTMKLNAATEMEPVTWPEFGGLHPFAPAADVQGYLTLIAQLQSWLADVTGYDSVSLQPNAGSQGELAGLLAIRGYHDSRGDTQRRICLIPSSAHGTNAASAVLAGMRVVVIACDELGNVDLDDVRAKIAEHSGEIAALMITYPSTHGVYEHEVSNICKTVHDAGGQVYVDGANLNAVLGFARFGDFGGDVSHLNLHKTFCIPHGGGGPGVGPVAAKAHLAPFLPGHPMAQHDFHTGAPVSAAPYGSPSILPISWAYVRMMGADGLKDATAAAVLAANYVAVRLREHYPLLYSGDNGLIAHECILDLRPLTASTGVTVDDVAKRLIDFGFHAPTMSFPVAGTLMVEPTESEDLAEIDRFIEAMIAIRVEADAVAAGDSPADDNPLRGAPHTAQSVIDGEWTHPYSREQAVYPVRSLIRGKYWPPVRRVDNTYGDRNLVCSCPSPEAFEE